ATTTTTGGGAATGGATCGTCGAGAGCCTTTACGAGTTTCTCGAGGGGATCGTGGGTCCGGAACTGGTGAAGAAAACGTTTTGGTTTTTTGCGACCATTTTCATTTTCATCCTTTTCACGAACTGGTTTGGGCTGATTCCCGGAGTCGGCACGATTGGCTGGGGAGTGGAGCGCGCGCACGGGTTTGAGCTGACACGTCCGTGGTTGCGCGGAGGTAATGCCGACTTGAACATGACCTTTGCGATGGCGGCGATTTTCATGGTACTCTGGCTGATCTGGGCGTTGCGATCCAACGGCATTTGGGGTTTCACGCTGCACCTCTTCGGGCCGAAAGGCGACAACACGGGTTTCATCAAGTATTTGATGATCGTGGTTTTCTTTGCAGTTGGCTTTCTGGAGGTACTCTCCATTGGCTTCCGGCCCATTTCGCTGAGCTTCCGGCTTTATGGAAATATTTTCGCCGGGGAAAATCTGCTTGAAGCGTTGTCGAACACGATTCAACACCCGGCCTGGGCCAAAGCGGTCTTCAGCGCGTTGTTGCCGGTGCCGTTTTATTTTCTGGAAATCCTGGTCGGGCTGGTGCAGGCGTTCGTGTTCATGCTGTTGACGACAGTTTTCACCGCGTTGATCTGCACGCACGAAGAGGCGCACGCGAAAGAGCATCATTAAGATTTCGGCGGTTCGACCGTGTTCAATCGCGGGAGCCGCTGAGCAACAACGAAAGAAAGGAAAACATCATGTTAACGCCAATGTTGGCAGAAATGAGCGGCAGCATCCACGTGGGTCTGGCCGGACTCGGCTCGGCAATCGGTGTGGGGCTAGTCGGCATGAAGGCTTCTGAAGCGGTGGGGCGCAACCCCGGCGCGTTCGGCAAAGTCATCACGCTGGCGGTGTTGGGCATGGCTCTGTCCGAGGCCATCGTGTTCTACGCGCTGTTCCTCGTGAAGGCAACACCGTAGGTCATATTGGGCGCGGAGTCCGACCGGCTCCGCGCCGTCCCTAAATAAAGAAAGTCCATGAATCAATTTACATTTCTCGCGAGCATCGGCAGCGACCTGTCGGAAACCGCCAAGAGCACGGCGGAGAAATTCGGCTTGGACAAGCCGCATTTTATCGCGCAGGTCATCAGCTTTGGTATCGTCGCGTTCCTGTTGTATCGCTTCGCCTACAAACCGATCCTGACGATGCTGGAGGAACGGCGGCAACGCATCGCAGAAGGTCTGGCGAACGCGGACAAAATCAAAGCCGAACTGGCGCGCACGGAAGCTTTGCAGCGCGCGGCATTGGAAAAGGCGAATGTGGAGGCCGGCAAACTCATTGAAGAAGCCCGCACCGCCGCGGCGCGCGTGCAGGAGCAGGAGACCCAAAAGGCCATCGCCGCCGCCGAACAGATCATCGCCAAAGCTCGTGAAGCCGCGGTGCAGGACCATGCCCGGATGTTGACGGAACTCCGCCGCGAAGTGGGGCGATTGGTCGTTGCGACCACCGGCAAGGTGACCGGCAAGATCCTGACGACGGAGGATCAGCAACGGCTGGCCGAAGAAGCGAATCGTCAACTGGCGGCCTGATGAAAATTTCCAAACAAGCGCGGCGCGATGCCAAACAACTGTTCCGCAGTTGCCAGGTAAACGGTTCGCTGGATGAGAACCGCGTCCGCCAGGTTGTGCAACTGGTCATTGCGCGAAAGCCGCGAAAGTTTGTCGCGATCCTGTCGCATTTCCAGCGTTTGGTGAAACTGGAAGTGGCGCGGCGCACGGCCAAAGTGGAAAGCGCGACGTCACTTTCTGAAGAATCGCAGTCCAGTGTACGGGCGAATTTGACCGGGGTTTATGGCGACGGATTGACCATTTCGTTCGCGCAAAATCCGGCGTTGATCGGCGGTTTGAGGATTCACGTCGGCAGCGATGTTTACGATGGCAGCGTCCAGGCGCGATTGGCCGCGTTGCAGGAAAGCTTTTAAGATCAAATGATGGGTTGCGGGGCTAACATCTCTCAACCTTCAACTATCAACTGAATACATGAGCAACTTATTGCAAGAAATCGAAGCCCAAATCTCGGGCGTGAAAACGAGTGTGGCGAAGCAGAACGTCGGCACCGTCCGCGAAATCGGCGACGGCGTGGCCAAGATCGAGGGTCTCACCGACGTGATGCTTAATGAGATGATCGACTTCGGCAACGGCGTCACCGGGCTGGCGTTGAATCTCGAAGAAACCGAGGTCGGCGCCATCATTCTCGGCGATTACACCGGTATCAAGGAAGGCCAGGAAGTCCGCACCACCGGCAAATTGCTTCAGGTGCCCGTCGGCAAAGGGCTGCTGGGGCGCGTTGTCAATTCGCTCGGGCAGCCGGTCGATGGCAAAGGGCCGGTCAAAAGCGAGATTTCCTATCCGGTCGAAAAAATTGCGCCCGGCATCATCAAACGCAAATCCGTCAGCCAACCGGTGCAGACCGGCATCATGGCCATTGACGCGATGATCCCGATTGGCCGCGGCCAGCGCGAACTCATCATCGGCGACCGTTCGACCGGCAAGACGACGATTGGTGTCGATACGATGATCAATCAAGCGATCATCAACCGCGCCGCGGAAGCAGCGGGCGACAAGGAGTATCGGCCGCTTTACAATATTTATGTCGCGATTGGACAGAAGCAGTCGAACGTGGCGCGCGTCATCAGCGTGCTCGAGGAAGCCGGCGCGATGCCGTACACAATCATCGTCGTGGCGTCGGCTTCGGACTCGGCGACGAACCAGTACCTCGCGCCGTTCGCGGGTTGCGCGATGGGGGAATGGTTCATGGATAACGGCATGGACGCGCTCATCATTTACGATGACTTGTCCAAGCACGCGACGGCTTACCGTCAAGTGTCGCTGGTGTTGAAACGTCCGTCCGGTCGCGAGGCGTATCCGGGCGACGTGTTTTATCTGCACAGTCGTTTGCTCGAACGGTCGGCGCGAGTCGCTGAGAAATATGGCAACGGTTCGCTTACCGGACTGCCGATCATTGAAACTCAATTGGGCGACGTTTCGGCCTACATTCCGACGAACGTCATTTCGATCACCGACGGCCAGATTTATCTGGAAACAGATTTGTTCTATCAGGGTGTGCGACCAGCCATTTCGGTCGGCTTGTCCGTGTCGCGTGTCGGGTCGGCGGCGCAAATCAAGGCGATGAAGCAGGTTGCCGGTCGCGTGAAACTGGAACTGGCGCAGTTCCGCGAGCTGGCGGCCTTCGCGCAGTTTGGCTCGGACCTGGACGCGGCGACGCAGGCGAAAATTGAACGCGGCAAGCGCGTGGTTGAGGTTTTCAAGCAACCGCAATACAAGCCGCAACCTGTCGAGGCGCAGGCGGCTGTGCTTTGGGCGGTGCAGAATGGTCATTTCGACGACGTGGCGGTGGACAAGATCAAAGATTGTCAGAACAAACTGACCGATTATCTGACCAGCCGCAAAGCGGAGTTGATGGCGAGGATTGCGAAGGAAAAGGCGCTGAGCGACGCGTTGATCGCAGATTTGAAGGCCGCGGTCACGGAGTTCAAACAAACGTACAAGTAGGCATGGCAACCACCCGCGATTTAAGACGCCGCATCAAGTCGATCAAGAACACGTCGCAGATCACCAAGGCGATGCAGATGGTGGCGGCGTCCAAGATGCGCAAGGCCCAGCAGGCCGCGCTGTCGGGACGGCCGTACGCCACATTGATGAACGAGGTGCTGGGTGAAGTGACGGCCAATGCGGGGGATTTCTCACATCCACTGATGGAGAAGCGCGAGGTAAAGCGGCGCAGCGTCATCATCATCAGCACGGACAAAGGATTGTGCGGCGCGCTCAACAGCAACCTGCTGCGCGAGGCGGCGAAATTCGACAAGGACACGACGATCTATATCACCGCTGGACGCAAAGCGTCTCAGTTCGTCGCGCGCACCAGACGTCAACTCGCTGCCGAGTTCACTTACAAGGACGCGCCGTTGTTCGGCGAGGCGCGGGCGATTTCAACCTTTGCCCGCGAGCTGTTCACCAAAGGCGAGGTGGATCAAGTCGATGTGCTTTACACCAATTTCATCTCCACGTTGAACCAAAAGCCGGAACAGCATCAATTGTTGCCGGTCGGCGAGATCAACGGCGTGTCGATGGATATTCACGGTCACGCGACCTCGGAGAAGTTGACGCAGAGTGGGACGGAGTTTCTCTTCGAGCCAAGCGTGGGCGACGTGCTGGGCGCGATGCTGCCGCATTACTTGAATTTCCAGATCTATCAATTTCTGCTCGAGGCCAAGGCGAGCGAACACAGTGCGCGCATGGTCGCCATGAAGAATGCGACCGACAACGCCAAGCAACTCATCAAAGACCTGACGCTCGAATACAACAAACTGCGCCAGGCGAACATCACGAAGGAACTTTTGGAAATCACCAGCGCCGCGATGTCGCTGGGCTAATACGAATCAGAGAAAGAACACATGAATAAAGGTAAAATCGTTCAAATCATCGGTCCCGTCGTGGACGTTGAGTTCGCTGGCGAGCTTCCCGCCATCTACAACGCGTTGACCGTGGAGTTCAGCGTGCAGGGGCAGCCCGTCAAGCTGACGCTCGAGGTGCAGCAGCATCTTGGCGACAACTGGGTGCGCGCCGTCGCCATGTCCAGCACCGAAGGGCTGAAGCGCGGTTACGATGTCGTGGACACCGGCAAGGCGATTTCCATGCCCGTGGGCGACGCCGTGATGGGCCGCGTGTTCAACGTCATCGGCGAACCGGTGGACGAGCGCGGGCCGGTCCAGGCCGACAAGTACTATCCCATCCATCGTCCGGCGCCGCCGTTGGTTGATCAAACAACTTCACCCCAGGTCCTCACCACTGGCATCAAAGTCATCGACCTCATCTGCCCGTTCTTGAAAGGCGGCAAGGTCGGCGCGTTTGGGGGCGCAGGCGTCGGCAAAACAGTCGTCATCATGGAACTCATCAACAACATCGCCAAGCAGCACGGAGGTTATTCCGTGTTCGCCGGCGTCGGAGAACGCACGCGCGAAGGGAACGACCTCTACCACGAAATGTCCGAAGCGGGCGTCATCAACCAAAAGGATTTGAGCAAATCGAAGGTGGCCCTCGTGTATGGGCAGATGAACGAGCCACCCGGAGCGCGGCTTCGCGTGGCGCTGTCCGGCCTTGCCATCACCGAATATTTCCGCGACGAGAAGAATCAGGACGTGCTGCTGTTCATCGACAACATTTTCCGTTTCTCGCAAGCCGGCTCGGAAGTTTCCGCGTTGCTGGGCCGCACCCCGAGCGCGGTGGGTTATCAACCAACCCTCGCCGCGGAAATGGGCGATTTACAGGAACGCATCACTTCGACCAAGAAGGGTTCAATCACATCATTCCAGGCTGTTTACGTGCCCGCGGACGATTTGACGGACCCGGCGCCGGCGACGACGTTCGCGCATCTGGACGCGACGATTGTGTTGGAACGATCCATCGCCGAGCTGGGCATTTATCCGGCGGTTGATCCGCTCGCGTCGAACTCGCGCGCCTTGACACCGGAAATTGTCGGGCAGGAACATTATGACGTGGCGCGTGGCGTGCAAAAGGTTTTGCAACGTTACAAGGACCTGCAGGACATCATCGCGATTCTCGGCATGGACGAACTTTCGCCGGACGACAAACTTACTGTATTCCGCGCGCGCAAGATTCAACGCTTCCTGAGTCAGCCGTTCTCGGTGGCTGAAGTCTTCACAGGTCACGCCGGAAAGCAGGTGGCCATCACCGACACCGTCAAAGGCTTCAAGGAAATCCTTGAGGGCAAACACGATGATGTTGGTGAAGGCAATTTTTACATGAAAGGCAAGATCGAAGAGATCAAAGAAGGTTGAGAGATTATAGTTGAGAGTTGAGAGCAGCCCGCCAATTCTCGACACTCAACTCTCAACGTTCAACACTCAACTCACATGGCCACGCTGAAATTAGAAATCGTCACGCCGGAAGCGAAGACCTACTCGGAGGACGTTGACATGGTCACGCTGCCGGGAGTGGAGGGCGAGATGGGGATCTATCCCATGCACGTTCCGCTGATGACCCAAATCGTGGCCGGCGAAGTTGCCGTGCGCAAAGACGGCCAGGATTATTTTCTCGCCGTGGGAGAAGGGTTTGTGGAAATCACGGGCGACAAGGTCGCCATCATGACGGACATGGCGATCAAGGCCGCCGACATCGACGAAGCCAAAGCCGAGGAGGCCCGACGCCGCGCTGAAGCCCGCCTGGCCGAGAAACTCGACGATGAAGAGGCCGCGCTGGTGAGCGCCGCGCTGATGCATTCGCTGGCCCAACTGAAAGTGAAACGGCGACAACAACGCTAAGCGCAAAGCAGATATTGGATTGGGAAAGGCCGCTGAATACAGCGGCCTTTTTGCTGCCCGGTCGTGCAGAGCAGTCCAGGCGGATGCCAGAATAAATTTCCGGACAGAAATGCACAGGCCCCTCACCCGACCTTCGGCCACCCTCTCCCCATCGGATGAGGAGAGGGGCGGGGTGAGGGGCCATTCAGAATTCAATCTTGTCAAACGGTAAGGTTTCGCGACAAACAAGAATTTTCTAGCAATGTTTTGCCTTCTTTCTGTCGTGACCTTATAAACGCGCGGACAAATATGAGTTCGTTGCGACACAGAGCCAATCCTTCCACCACCAAAACTGGCCTGCCTTCACCCCTGCACGTGGGTGGGGGCCGGAAACTCATGGTTGCCAACCGCAGCGAGATCGCCATCCGCATTTTCCGCGCCGCGACCGAACTGGGCTTCCGCACGGTCGCCATTTACGCGCAAGAAGACCGGTTAGGAATTCATCGCTTCAAGGCTGACGAAGCCTATCTCATTGGCGAAGGCAAAGGCCCGGTTGGCGCTTATCTCGATATTCCGGGCATCGTGGCCTTGGCGAAGGAGAAGTCCGTGGACATGATCCATCCTGGCTACGGCTTTCTCGCGGAGAACGCGGAGTTTGCCCGGGCGTGCAGGGAGGCGGGGATCACCTTTATCGGCCCACGGGCGGAGTTGTTGGAGTTGATGGGCGACAAAGTTGCGGCCCGTGCGCTGGCCGCGAAGTTAAAAATCCCCACG
This window of the Verrucomicrobiota bacterium genome carries:
- a CDS encoding F0F1 ATP synthase subunit delta, which translates into the protein MKISKQARRDAKQLFRSCQVNGSLDENRVRQVVQLVIARKPRKFVAILSHFQRLVKLEVARRTAKVESATSLSEESQSSVRANLTGVYGDGLTISFAQNPALIGGLRIHVGSDVYDGSVQARLAALQESF
- a CDS encoding F0F1 ATP synthase subunit epsilon, with protein sequence MATLKLEIVTPEAKTYSEDVDMVTLPGVEGEMGIYPMHVPLMTQIVAGEVAVRKDGQDYFLAVGEGFVEITGDKVAIMTDMAIKAADIDEAKAEEARRRAEARLAEKLDDEEAALVSAALMHSLAQLKVKRRQQR
- a CDS encoding F0F1 ATP synthase subunit alpha — translated: MSNLLQEIEAQISGVKTSVAKQNVGTVREIGDGVAKIEGLTDVMLNEMIDFGNGVTGLALNLEETEVGAIILGDYTGIKEGQEVRTTGKLLQVPVGKGLLGRVVNSLGQPVDGKGPVKSEISYPVEKIAPGIIKRKSVSQPVQTGIMAIDAMIPIGRGQRELIIGDRSTGKTTIGVDTMINQAIINRAAEAAGDKEYRPLYNIYVAIGQKQSNVARVISVLEEAGAMPYTIIVVASASDSATNQYLAPFAGCAMGEWFMDNGMDALIIYDDLSKHATAYRQVSLVLKRPSGREAYPGDVFYLHSRLLERSARVAEKYGNGSLTGLPIIETQLGDVSAYIPTNVISITDGQIYLETDLFYQGVRPAISVGLSVSRVGSAAQIKAMKQVAGRVKLELAQFRELAAFAQFGSDLDAATQAKIERGKRVVEVFKQPQYKPQPVEAQAAVLWAVQNGHFDDVAVDKIKDCQNKLTDYLTSRKAELMARIAKEKALSDALIADLKAAVTEFKQTYK
- the atpD gene encoding F0F1 ATP synthase subunit beta → MNKGKIVQIIGPVVDVEFAGELPAIYNALTVEFSVQGQPVKLTLEVQQHLGDNWVRAVAMSSTEGLKRGYDVVDTGKAISMPVGDAVMGRVFNVIGEPVDERGPVQADKYYPIHRPAPPLVDQTTSPQVLTTGIKVIDLICPFLKGGKVGAFGGAGVGKTVVIMELINNIAKQHGGYSVFAGVGERTREGNDLYHEMSEAGVINQKDLSKSKVALVYGQMNEPPGARLRVALSGLAITEYFRDEKNQDVLLFIDNIFRFSQAGSEVSALLGRTPSAVGYQPTLAAEMGDLQERITSTKKGSITSFQAVYVPADDLTDPAPATTFAHLDATIVLERSIAELGIYPAVDPLASNSRALTPEIVGQEHYDVARGVQKVLQRYKDLQDIIAILGMDELSPDDKLTVFRARKIQRFLSQPFSVAEVFTGHAGKQVAITDTVKGFKEILEGKHDDVGEGNFYMKGKIEEIKEG
- the atpG gene encoding ATP synthase F1 subunit gamma is translated as MATTRDLRRRIKSIKNTSQITKAMQMVAASKMRKAQQAALSGRPYATLMNEVLGEVTANAGDFSHPLMEKREVKRRSVIIISTDKGLCGALNSNLLREAAKFDKDTTIYITAGRKASQFVARTRRQLAAEFTYKDAPLFGEARAISTFARELFTKGEVDQVDVLYTNFISTLNQKPEQHQLLPVGEINGVSMDIHGHATSEKLTQSGTEFLFEPSVGDVLGAMLPHYLNFQIYQFLLEAKASEHSARMVAMKNATDNAKQLIKDLTLEYNKLRQANITKELLEITSAAMSLG
- the atpF gene encoding F0F1 ATP synthase subunit B, translated to MNQFTFLASIGSDLSETAKSTAEKFGLDKPHFIAQVISFGIVAFLLYRFAYKPILTMLEERRQRIAEGLANADKIKAELARTEALQRAALEKANVEAGKLIEEARTAAARVQEQETQKAIAAAEQIIAKAREAAVQDHARMLTELRREVGRLVVATTGKVTGKILTTEDQQRLAEEANRQLAA
- a CDS encoding ATP synthase F0 subunit C; amino-acid sequence: MLTPMLAEMSGSIHVGLAGLGSAIGVGLVGMKASEAVGRNPGAFGKVITLAVLGMALSEAIVFYALFLVKATP
- the atpB gene encoding F0F1 ATP synthase subunit A, yielding MELAKKISLCLLLAVWPLTGLLAQATPAPPPASEAVLQEAPPESVGQSVPETKEEGLPSSATEIFHIGKFPVTNSMLVTWIVAVGIIIFAQLATRNMKSVPDGAQNFWEWIVESLYEFLEGIVGPELVKKTFWFFATIFIFILFTNWFGLIPGVGTIGWGVERAHGFELTRPWLRGGNADLNMTFAMAAIFMVLWLIWALRSNGIWGFTLHLFGPKGDNTGFIKYLMIVVFFAVGFLEVLSIGFRPISLSFRLYGNIFAGENLLEALSNTIQHPAWAKAVFSALLPVPFYFLEILVGLVQAFVFMLLTTVFTALICTHEEAHAKEHH